gggtagggttagggtaaggTGTAGGGGTAGGTgaagggttaggggtaggggtatgTGTATTTgaagggttaggggtaggggtagggttagggttaattgAGTAATGTGTTGTGGAGATTCTCCTTTCAGACCCTATGAAGAGATTGCTGCCAACACATTCCCTATTCCCGGAGGTCTGCATCTTGAGCCTGCACCCTGGGGGCTGGGATACTAGAAAACTGCTTCTATTAGCTTGACATTACTTTTGATAATCATTCAATGTACTATTGAACTGTGTACTGTGTGCTGAATCACTCAAATGAATGGTGATTCTGACAAGCTGGACAGTGCTAGAGTGCTTGGGTAGGCAAAGTCATTCTAATCATTGGtcaatttaatttattgttcaatttgattgtaaataaacagaaCTGATTTGTATATGATTTgccttatttaattaaataatatgaACACCTGAAAGCTGTGGTATTTGATTGTCAAATAAGTAGGATATTTTTTAAACTGGACCCAATGGTCATGCTTTGTCAATAAGGGTGGCAACATGACTTATAAATGAATGTTATCTGTGTAAAAACACAGCATGAAAACTGGAAAAGGCAAATTGCAAACAGCAAGGAAAACCTACACTGCagtgaaattaaatgtttaatgtgTATAATCAGTAACTATCACAAGGCCTGTCTTTCATCACAGCACTTTCCTGTACATTAAATGTGttaaacctagatttaccttaaACTTGTAAGGATTCGTCAGGTACCCTTCTGCTGAGAAacattttaggaaaatagtcctgaaaatgtttttaaaggatcacatacataattagagaaacaaaataaataataactttattaaacaaataactttgtACGTGTCATAGTTACTTCTAGTTTGTCTGGACAATGGCAGATATctaaatggagcaatattactgaactgtccgtgtctcgctttgttgttggTGAAAGAGACTGTGCTCTAGTCgggctgacaggctgtgattggctgatttggttgttgcaggtacaggactggttgcttcaGTGCagagtattgattggctggttttggcaGAGAATAATATAAATTAAGACcacttgtgtctttgtttagtatttgctgtccaatagatttttgtttaattttattagaCAGGTCACAATGAAAAAGCTGGTACTGTGTGGATAAGTTTAAATGTGATTGACAGTTAATGCTGTgacattccagcgggcatcttCCGTCTGATAGAAGCccactagagctggaagctgattggctgatggcacGGAATCGTTTTCTAATTCCATTTGAACATGTTCATGTTGTTAGGGATTTCATTTCTGAGTTTCTGTAACACAGCTTGCATGTTCATTACctccagtgctgctgctgcagcttgtAACAGCAGGTGCAAGTAGCTTTTAATGGGGTCTTGTGTTCCTGCAGCTGAAAACATGAAAGTGCTCAAAGGCTTCAATAAAACAGGAATGGTTGTGAACATTGCTGTGAGACTCTGTTGCTTTCAAAGCGTTATTTTAGCCCCAAACCCATGTGTACGTTACTAGTGTCTCTTCAATTGCCCCCATTTCATCATGAACACATCAAAAGGCCACACAGTTTCTAGTCCTTTCTTTTCTCAAGCTGGAGAAACTGTCTTTCCCATCATTGGCCTTCCTGCCCCTATTGATATTGTTAATTACCTCGAGAGGCTGAGAGAGCGACTGAGAACAGATTGCTTATTAAGGGGGTAGGCTAATCCTTTAGGGAGCCCGAGCCCCCAAAGCCCTCATCCCAGCCCCCTGCCCCAGGGAGAGAGTGAAAGGGAGATTTCAGAGCCATGAATGGGACATTGTGCGGCAGCAAAACAAAGCTGGCACTCTGTCCCGTGTGTCTGGGGCGCTCAGGTTCACAGAATTTGATGAAAACCAGAGCCTCTCTTTAAAATGCAGCACACTGCTGCCACTGTAGCCCTCCCCCTGTTTGTTTTGATTGAATTCCCAGAACTCAGCCCAATCTCTCCAGACCTCTCAGCGTGTTTATCCAGGGCTGGGGATCACAAATGCAGGTTGGAGGGCTCTTGTTTGCTAAACATAGTGCGGCTTTGGGaagccacacacacatacacacacacacactcactcaccttTCTGCTGCTCCTTGCTACACAAACTGCAGCATGGGGGGTGTGAGCAGCCCTCCTCCTGTCACTACCTGCAGCACGGGGGGTGTGAGCAGCCCTCCTCCTGTCACTACCTGCAGCACGGGCGGTGTGAGCAGCCCTCCTCCTGTCACTACCTGCAGCACGGGGGGTGTGAGCAGCCCTCCTCCTGTCACTTTGTATAACCGTGTTGATTGGCTATGtactttgttttacattcttagCTCTGGAAGACCGTTGAACATTTGTACTGATAATTGGTGCATTTACTACTGTAGCGGAGCAGAACAGTGCATGTTTACCTTCAGTGTGTTCTCATGTCAATGCAAACACCGGAGCTGTGTGCCTCTGGGCTGGGTGATGCTAATTCAGCCTCTCGACGCTGGTGTTCCAGTCTGTCTGCTTATGAGCACTGGTGAAGTGAGTGTACTGGTATAACGTGCCCCGTGCACATTACGTAACTCCATTTTCACGCGGATAACGGCAAGCTTAATATAACCACATCATTTTAAcgtctttttaattttatttaaactcccccccccccacaccaccacaccacaccacacacacacaacataaatagaataaatgaatacaaaaaaaccccTTAGTTTTCTAATTCCCTGGTTGAAATTGAACAGTGGCAGTTCTTTCGTGTTTCCACTCTTGTCATTTCTGTAAATTAGTTATTCGGTTAAAATATATGTAACTCCGCACTATAGCTACCTTCTACAGCTCCAAAGCGTGTTAGTGAATGTCTACGTTTCTCAAAAAGGTCGCGCATTTTAAATATAGACTCGTGCACAATACAGCACAGGTGTACCTGTGGTTTCGTGAGTAACACTGATGACAGGTCGTATAAAAGATAAACAAGATGGCGTGCATACTGACGAAATAAATAATAGCAATGCGCGCCTAATTATCAATTCATAAAGCATTTATCCTATGAACATAACGGAGAATGGATTCCACTGCTTACTGCACTGGAAGCACGGTGATAGACTACCTCAAATTCGAGCACCATTCGACCATTGTAAGGAGGCAAATTGTCTCGATTAGCTAAATGGTAAATAATTTGCACTCACTGATATGCAGATTATCCTTGTGAAGAATTGCTAACCGCCAACAAACCATTTCCTTGCCTCGCCCCCTGCGGGCAGTCTCCACAGCTAACATTAGAGCCTCTCAATGGAAACTCGGGAGACAATCTCCCAATTAAAGCAACGCCTTGTGCACTGAATGCTGCGGCTCAGTTCAAATGCATCCCAGTTCACTGAGAAAGACTACTTGTCTAAACGTGTGTCATTTAACTTACTAAGTGTATCTTTGTATTTCTAAACTCAGCACTAGCGCGCGTTTAATAATTCGGGTTTATATTAGTAAACGTTTTCAAAGcgatacatttttattgcctaatATATACTTCAGGGtgaataatatataaaacaggtTCAGAACCTTGTCAAttgtttcaatttttatttttaaaaacacataaatagctttcatttatttttttcctgtacaaaaaataaccttttttgttgttgaaaaagTTACAAATGTAAACATTCACATaaaccaaaaataacaatttagataGTTCTAAAAGCTTCAATTGAAAAGTCGTTCACTTTTCTCAATGTATGTGTGGGTCATAAGGCTATAATGAATAAAATAACGCCCTAGTTATTCAGAACGTGTCCGCCTGACCCCGAAGGAATGCGTACAGTCAGGACAAAGTCAAGCAAACAAAACAGTACCGGTAGCTTCAGTTTGTTTTGAAGTACTTCAAATAGCCAAAACGTCATGAACCGTTCATATTAGTACTACTGCCTGTCTGGGTTTAAAAGTAAACTCAATAAACAGCAGTTCAGATATACACGACTGAATCATAAAGTTCGGAGTAAAAAGAACAGCGTATTCACACCTTACAGTTCTGTGACCCGAATACAACGCGGCAACTAAAACATAAACATATTTTCGACTAAAAACAGCTTGTTTATTGAACCCAACGTCATATCCAGCATATCACCGTATATGGTTTGGGGAAAAATGAGCTCCCATTGTTCCATTGATTTAAACTTACAAAACCATCCTTGTAACAGTTTACTGGGAATCGAGCATCTAAAAAAGGGGTTTAAAGTTTTCAAATGTGGACTCTGGTTAACAAAACCTGTCCTTGAATGTCTGTATgatatgctgtaaaaaaaaaaaaaaaaaaaaaaaaaaaagtatcggTCACTGTGTTCTGGCAAAACACTTAAAATTGCTaacattaaataaacaattacGCCTTCAACTTTCCCCCGTCTCGTTTCGTGTAGCCTTACGTCCGAGACCGCACTCCTCCCCTGCAAAAGaaaagggggagagggggagagagagtccTTTTCAACAGGAATTActcgaggagagagagagagggggagaggggggaagcACTTGAGTTAATTTAACTGCTTGATCCGAACTCCTTGCCTGTTCTCTTGAGGTTCACCACAAATATTTGAAGTGTGATCACCACAATGCCAGCTCTGAAGTGTCGAGGAAGGAGAGTAAACAGAAACAGCACCCTCGTCGTGTTTGTCTAAAGTCTTAATAACGCAGCCCCCACGAAGCGCTCAGACACCAATGTTACACAGATAAGTTGCTTCCACGTGTGCACTCTGTTTATCCGGGACAAGAGCGAGAGTAAcgctctcccctcctccccctcggTCGTTTCGTGAGTCTTGGGGAAGAATTTAAGCATTTCCCCAAACGCTGTATTCCAATGTGGCGCGTTTAGTAACCACGATTCCTGTCATGAAGTATATAATGTAATGCGTCCAAAATATCACCTTTGTATCTTCCAGCGTTAAATACTGTTccgttttaaatccattttgtttTGAGCTGCCAGTCAGCAAAATAACCCCCAAGCCAGTATCAGCCCGATCTGCAGCCCCACTGCGCCGAGGAACGGCGGGTGATTGGAGTACACCGTATCCGACTCTACCTCCTCCCTGTCGGGCCTCAGCTCGTAATCTTCGTCTTCATACAAGTCCTCGGCGTCTGGGTCCATGGTGGAGAAGCCCTGGTCCCCAAAGCACAGCTTCCCCATGTTTTCCTTGACCACCTCACAGAAGGGTCTCTCCACCCCGTCACAGACGCAGCGGTTGAGGAGCACCCCGTTTGGAATGAATAGCATCTGCTGAATAGTGGTCTTGCACTTTATGGTGCATTTTCTGCCGTTGAACAGCTGCCCACAGTTGGAGAGGTAGGCTGTAAGCATGGGGTGGCAGTCAGGCTCTTCCTCGCAGCGTTGGCGGGCTTCGGTGCACCCAATACCAGACGCGTCCCCAGGATACCTGCGGGGCAGACAGGGCTCAATGGCTCGCTTGGCCCTCCTGCACTGCGCGTCCTGACCGCAGTCACAGCTCTCCAGGTCCGGGCCATTCCGGGTCTGGTTCAGTCTGACCAGGGCGCTGATGCAGTGGCTGGGGCATTGTCTTCTGTTGCCTTTCAAGTAACCATCACAGGCTGTTAGGTATTGATTGTACGCCAGTTCGCAGTCTTTCTCCTGTTGGCACCTGAGCAGAGCTTGCCAGCAAATATACTGGGCATCGAGAGTCACCAGCAGCCATCCGAAAAGCGCCAGGGCGCCGCACAGAGTTATCATGGCAGGTTCGAGCACTGCTCTGATCTGCTGCCGTGGTTCGATTATATTCCgtctgctcctgctcctgctccgcTCGGTGCTTTCAGACTAGCCTCGTCTCACAAACCAGTGCGAACACAGCCAGCAGCATTGCGGCTACTTCCACTGCTGCTCCCCCTTTCCGCCTGTGAGTTACATTGATTTCAGACGGAGTCTGTACACAGTGCACCCACCCTGTCACTTGCCTTTACTTCAGAGATTAAAATCACGTCAGCGCTTTTCGCAGAGGAAATAAATCCAGACAGTGAgagaataatactaataaaacatTGTATATAGACTGAGATCATTTCCACAGGAGCAACATGATTCCAAGGAAAGGAGAACGGTAAGAACAAAACACTGCAGCTTTTTATAAAGAAAAGAACGTGGAATTTAAACCACTCTCGGGCTTTGTGTGCGGGCTCGGGCTCTGTCAGCAAAACATCAATTTGTCTCGGTTTATGGGATGCAGGTTGTGCAGTTTCTCAGCAGCATTCGTctttccctctcgctctctctctctcgtacgtGCAGCATTGTCCCTCACTGTTGCGCTTCACGCTTCGTTTACTTATTTTCCATTCtacgaccccccccccctcccttcaaaacagagaaaggaaaacttttttcttttgttttttgctcgCGGATTGGCTCTCCCTGCCGAGTCATCCCTGGGATTCATTCCCATGGTAACGCAATTTTTTGGCAATCTGGCCACGTCACATACAGAATCAAATGTTTCTAAATGTTATGAAACCCGCAACCTGTGTGGTCCCCTCAACTTTCTCCCTGCTTCGGTTAGTTTTAAAAACATCACTAGAGGGAAGCAAAGCATAacattgttgctgctgctgctccctctatGTTTGTTTTGCCGAGCATTTTTTCCCGCATGCACATCTCTTAAATGGCACATCTGCAGAGCACTTCACGCGagaaaacaaatctgtttctGCTTAGCGATAAATTGAGGCGCAAATTTAGGAGGCTAACTGCGTGCAGTCGGGTTATTGAAAACTAACTAACGAGCTGTGCGTGTTGGTGAAGGGGGCACTCGTCTCGCTCTCCCCCTCTCTTGGATGGAGTTTTTAAGCCGTGATTGATAACAGTGAATTGACGAGAATAGCATTTTCTGGTCCGTTTCATTTCCTTTGTGTTAGATTGGCCCTGCCTGGAATAGTGCTTTGTTGGCTGCAAGATTGTTCACGCCTAGCAGGCTGTGAATGGATTCAGGGTTCACAGCAATATATTTTACACTCTCTCTTTTCAACACGCACTTGAAAACTGCCATAGAGGCAAGTCTCCCTGCTATTGAAATGGAAACTAGCGGGAGGTTTTTTCCTTTGCGAAAGGAATGGGAAAGCCACAGCGACACTGGGGGCTCTTTggctgttttacaaaacaaagtttCAAACTTCCTTCTGGGAAGCAGAGGCCGCGTTAGCTCGTAAAGCGCCAGATGGTGCTCAGAATGGACAATTTGCTGTATAGGAATGGAACGCCGTGCTGTTGTTGGAGTTTAGGGAAACGGCTGGgaggattaaaataataatgaatacaccTGATTGATATGTTTACTACACTGTGACGTAGTTACAAGTTTGCCACAGTATTAAGTGCACTTAGTACAACAATAACAATGAGCAGGCTAGAAATATACTTGAATTTATAGGGGGAcatgggggacatgtccccctcactttttcaatgatggggaaatgtccccctcacattgcaggtgtactaaaacttttatttcactATAATGTATTGGTCAATACagaagtcaatgggaagaaaaatgaGATCACAGTAACGTTGGGAAAATGGCAAACAGGTGGACAAAGATAGATGAGGATGCACTAAGctgctgtatccaaaacacagaaacattattattattattattatttatttcttagcagacgcccttatccagggcgacttacaattttttttttttttttttacatacaattacccatttatacagttgggtttttactggagcaatctaggtaaagtaccttgctcaagggtacagcagcagtgtcccctaccagggattgaacccacgaccctccggtcaggagtccagagccctaaccactactccacactgctttaagATTGTAATTCACCAGAGCTcctgttatttactaatgttatcacactgaggtttctgtctacttgcagtttaacttttcatttgaaattgaaacagtaaactaaacagcaaaatgacctttgtgcaaataaatatacgGATTGCaaagtatacagtgccttgcgaaagtattcggcccccttgaactttgcgaccttttgacacatttcaggcttcaaacataaagatatgaaactgtaattttttgtgaagaatcaacaacaagtgggacacaatcatgaagtggaacgaaatttattggatatttcaaacttttttaacaaataaaaaacggaaaaattgggcgtgcaaaattattcagcccccttaagttaatactttgtagcgccaccttttgctgcgattacagctgtaagtcgcttggggtatgtctctatcagttttgcacattgagagactgaaatttttgcccattcctccttgcaaaacagctcgagctcagtgaggttggatggagagcatttgtgaacagcagttttcagttctttccacagattctcgattggattcaggtctggactttgacttggccattctaacacctggatatgtttatttgtgaaccattccattgtagattttgctttatgttttggatc
The DNA window shown above is from Acipenser ruthenus chromosome 24, fAciRut3.2 maternal haplotype, whole genome shotgun sequence and carries:
- the LOC117398716 gene encoding growth arrest-specific protein 1-like — translated: MITLCGALALFGWLLVTLDAQYICWQALLRCQQEKDCELAYNQYLTACDGYLKGNRRQCPSHCISALVRLNQTRNGPDLESCDCGQDAQCRRAKRAIEPCLPRRYPGDASGIGCTEARQRCEEEPDCHPMLTAYLSNCGQLFNGRKCTIKCKTTIQQMLFIPNGVLLNRCVCDGVERPFCEVVKENMGKLCFGDQGFSTMDPDAEDLYEDEDYELRPDREEVESDTVYSNHPPFLGAVGLQIGLILAWGLFC